The Pseudomonas asiatica genome has a segment encoding these proteins:
- a CDS encoding TonB-dependent receptor encodes MRQYVPSAVSSPRLIVSAIGVALSASSAYAADPAASSAITLDATSVNGKAEQASTDYKVDKASSQKYTAPLVDTPRSITVIPQQVIKDTSALTLQDALRTVPGITMGAGEGGNPSGDRPFIRGFDSQSSMYLDGVRDTGSQTREIFAIESVEVAKGPNSSIAGRGAAGGTINMVSKRAHLGNSLDGAWTWGSDQTQRYTLDGNYQFSDSVAGRLNLMTHKSNVAGRDEVNYDRWGVAPSLVFGLGTDTRVSLDYYHVESDDLPDSGIPYSLRSGSSAARTSANPDKPTHGGGSSSNYYGLVGRDFSKSRADISTISIEHDLSDSLTIKNTLRHGNTLQDYIYSQPDDSKGNILNGEVWRRPNNRVANTRTTTNQTDLYGDFYVGGMKNSFSTGIELSRETSVKSGYDVTGFGAGSCSSATGQISGVCTSFPNPNPHEEWDGTISRTEAGADTSGNTRAIYFTDTLELDPAWLLTMGLRYDHFDTKVKTKAANGSTSFKTEDTSEFVTGQLGLTWKPAENGSIYVSYATSATPPGASLGEGSDGNALVTATTTSELKPEKTTNYEIGTKWDLLDERLALTAAIFRTEKEDARVLVDNNTYQNIGKTRVDGLELSASGKLTDAWQVFAGYTYLDAKLVDGGAQRVGTVFIDGYNDGNQLPNTPNNSLTLWTTYNVTPKLTIGGGAFYVDEVFGNTTNSVMVDSYWRYDAMASYKLTKHVDLQLNVQNLTNEVYYDKAYSGHYANQAAGRTALLTTSFHF; translated from the coding sequence ATGCGCCAGTACGTACCATCTGCAGTGAGTTCACCACGCCTGATCGTGTCTGCCATCGGCGTCGCCCTCAGCGCTTCGTCGGCCTATGCCGCCGACCCGGCCGCCAGCAGCGCTATCACCCTCGACGCCACCAGCGTCAACGGCAAGGCTGAACAGGCCAGCACCGATTACAAGGTCGACAAGGCCTCTTCGCAGAAGTACACCGCGCCGCTGGTAGATACCCCGCGCTCGATCACCGTGATCCCGCAGCAAGTGATCAAGGACACCAGCGCCCTGACCCTGCAGGATGCACTGCGCACTGTGCCAGGCATCACCATGGGTGCCGGCGAAGGTGGCAACCCCTCCGGCGATCGCCCATTCATTCGCGGCTTCGACAGCCAAAGCTCGATGTACCTGGACGGCGTGCGCGATACCGGTTCGCAAACCCGCGAAATCTTCGCCATCGAGTCGGTGGAAGTAGCCAAGGGCCCGAACTCCTCGATCGCTGGCCGCGGCGCTGCCGGTGGCACCATCAACATGGTCAGCAAGCGTGCGCACCTGGGCAATTCGCTCGACGGCGCCTGGACCTGGGGCAGCGATCAGACCCAGCGCTACACCCTGGATGGCAACTATCAGTTCAGCGACAGCGTCGCTGGCCGCCTGAACCTGATGACCCACAAAAGCAACGTCGCCGGCCGCGATGAGGTCAACTACGACCGCTGGGGCGTGGCACCTTCGCTGGTGTTCGGTCTGGGCACCGATACCCGCGTGAGCCTTGACTACTACCACGTGGAAAGCGACGACCTGCCGGATTCGGGAATTCCCTACAGCCTGCGCTCCGGCAGCTCGGCCGCTCGCACCTCGGCCAACCCGGACAAACCGACCCACGGCGGTGGCAGCAGCAGCAACTACTACGGCCTGGTCGGTCGCGATTTCTCCAAGAGCCGTGCAGATATCTCGACCATCAGCATCGAGCACGACCTGAGCGACTCGCTGACCATCAAGAACACCTTGCGCCATGGCAACACGCTGCAGGATTACATCTACAGCCAGCCAGACGACAGCAAGGGCAACATCCTCAACGGTGAAGTCTGGCGTCGCCCGAACAACCGTGTCGCCAACACCCGCACGACCACCAACCAGACCGACCTGTATGGCGATTTCTACGTTGGTGGCATGAAGAACAGCTTCTCCACCGGTATCGAACTCAGCCGGGAAACATCGGTGAAATCGGGCTATGACGTCACCGGTTTCGGCGCAGGCAGCTGCTCGAGCGCAACAGGCCAGATCTCCGGTGTCTGTACCTCGTTCCCGAACCCCAATCCGCATGAAGAGTGGGACGGCACCATCAGCCGCACCGAAGCCGGTGCCGATACTTCTGGCAACACGCGCGCCATCTACTTCACCGACACGCTGGAGCTCGACCCGGCCTGGTTGCTGACCATGGGTCTGCGTTACGACCACTTCGACACCAAGGTCAAGACCAAAGCGGCCAACGGTTCTACCAGCTTCAAGACCGAAGACACCAGTGAGTTCGTCACTGGCCAACTGGGTCTGACCTGGAAGCCTGCCGAGAACGGCAGCATCTATGTGTCCTATGCCACCTCCGCCACCCCTCCTGGCGCCTCGCTCGGCGAAGGTTCCGACGGCAACGCGCTGGTCACGGCCACCACCACCAGCGAGCTGAAACCGGAAAAAACCACCAACTACGAAATCGGTACCAAGTGGGATCTGCTCGACGAACGCCTGGCGTTGACCGCGGCCATTTTCCGCACCGAGAAGGAAGACGCTCGTGTACTGGTGGATAACAACACCTACCAGAACATCGGCAAGACCCGTGTCGATGGCCTGGAGCTCAGCGCCAGCGGCAAGCTGACCGACGCCTGGCAAGTATTCGCCGGCTACACCTACCTGGATGCCAAGCTCGTCGACGGCGGCGCGCAGCGGGTCGGCACGGTGTTCATCGATGGTTACAACGATGGCAACCAGCTGCCTAACACACCGAACAACAGCCTGACCCTGTGGACCACCTACAACGTCACGCCGAAGCTGACCATTGGTGGTGGTGCCTTCTACGTCGATGAAGTGTTCGGCAACACCACCAACAGCGTGATGGTCGACTCGTACTGGCGCTACGACGCCATGGCCAGCTACAAGCTGACCAAGCACGTCGACCTGCAGTTGAACGTGCAGAACCTCACCAACGAGGTCTACTACGACAAGGCCTACAGTGGGCACTATGCCAACCAGGCCGCCGGGCGGACTGCGCTGTTGACCACCAGCTTCCACTTCTGA
- a CDS encoding Fe2+-dependent dioxygenase, with product MLLHIPGLFHADELARIREALEQADWADGKITAGYQSAKAKHNLQLPEGHPLAKEIGSALIDRLWQTPRFMSAALPHKVFPPLINCYREGGNFGFHIDNALRQPKGSPERVRTDLSSTLFLSDPDSYDGGELVIQDTYGVQQVKLAAGDLVLYPGTSLHKVNPVTRGQRYAAFFWTQSLVREDSQRALLFEMDNAIQQLTADVPEHPSLLQLTGTYHNLLRRWAEV from the coding sequence ATGCTGCTTCACATCCCCGGCCTGTTTCACGCCGATGAACTGGCCCGTATCCGCGAGGCGCTGGAGCAGGCCGACTGGGCCGACGGCAAGATCACGGCTGGCTACCAGTCGGCCAAGGCCAAGCACAACCTGCAGTTGCCGGAAGGCCACCCGCTGGCCAAGGAGATCGGCAGTGCGCTGATCGACCGCCTGTGGCAGACCCCGCGCTTCATGTCTGCAGCCTTGCCGCACAAGGTGTTCCCGCCGCTGATCAACTGCTACCGCGAAGGCGGCAATTTCGGCTTCCACATCGACAACGCCCTGCGCCAGCCCAAGGGCAGCCCGGAGCGGGTGCGTACCGATCTTTCTTCCACGCTGTTCCTCAGCGATCCGGACAGCTACGACGGCGGCGAGCTGGTGATCCAGGACACCTATGGCGTGCAGCAGGTCAAGCTGGCCGCCGGTGACCTGGTGCTGTACCCCGGCACCAGCCTGCACAAGGTCAACCCGGTTACCCGTGGCCAGCGTTACGCCGCGTTCTTCTGGACCCAGAGCCTGGTGCGCGAGGACAGCCAGCGGGCATTGCTGTTCGAGATGGACAATGCCATCCAGCAACTGACTGCCGATGTGCCGGAGCATCCATCACTGCTACAGCTGACCGGCACCTACCACAACCTGCTGCGCCGCTGGGCCGAGGTCTGA
- a CDS encoding tetratricopeptide repeat protein, with protein sequence MSYQLRREEVVDVAGLQAMLEESPGKAAQAILAAAGQGAVEAQLLLGQILLDGRGIQADAAVARRWFGIAAQGGSAMAHNMLGRCLEHGWGGEPSQAQAAIHYARAADAGLDWGLYNLGNLLATGRGIPANQAQALMCYEKAAHMGHAKSMNLYGRYLEQGIATAPNPARAVRWYRRSAEAGDFRGMFSLGLVLVERGQVAEAGPWLERARVEGNMNFLRSALVTLQGAGPVLMAFAARYAEEIERREA encoded by the coding sequence GTGTCCTATCAGTTGCGGCGTGAGGAAGTGGTGGATGTGGCCGGTTTGCAGGCCATGCTGGAAGAAAGCCCTGGCAAGGCCGCCCAGGCGATCCTGGCGGCGGCCGGGCAGGGCGCGGTGGAGGCACAGTTGCTGCTGGGGCAGATCCTGCTCGACGGGCGCGGCATTCAGGCGGATGCCGCCGTGGCCAGGCGCTGGTTCGGCATCGCCGCCCAGGGCGGCAGTGCCATGGCGCACAACATGCTGGGGCGTTGCCTGGAGCATGGCTGGGGCGGTGAGCCAAGCCAGGCACAGGCGGCCATCCACTATGCCCGTGCGGCCGATGCCGGGCTGGACTGGGGGCTGTACAACCTGGGCAACCTGCTGGCCACCGGGCGCGGCATACCGGCCAACCAGGCGCAGGCTCTGATGTGCTACGAGAAGGCCGCGCACATGGGGCATGCCAAGTCGATGAACCTGTACGGGCGTTACCTGGAGCAAGGCATCGCCACGGCGCCCAACCCGGCACGGGCGGTGCGCTGGTATCGGCGTTCGGCCGAGGCGGGGGACTTTCGAGGCATGTTCAGCCTGGGGCTGGTGCTGGTCGAGCGTGGGCAGGTGGCGGAAGCCGGGCCCTGGCTGGAGCGGGCGCGGGTCGAGGGGAACATGAATTTCCTGCGCAGTGCGCTGGTGACCTTGCAGGGTGCCGGGCCGGTGTTGATGGCCTTTGCGGCGCGGTATGCCGAGGAGATCGAACGGCGCGAAGCTTGA